The Acetivibrio saccincola genome window below encodes:
- the rpsO gene encoding 30S ribosomal protein S15, whose product MRKDLKQEIINTYRLHETDTGSPEVQIAILTKRIEHLTEHLKVHKKDFHSRRGLLKMVGQRRGLLNYLQRVDIERYRAIIEKLNLRK is encoded by the coding sequence ATGAGAAAAGATTTGAAACAGGAAATTATCAACACTTACAGATTGCACGAAACAGACACTGGCTCCCCGGAGGTGCAGATAGCTATTCTTACAAAGAGAATAGAGCACCTAACGGAACATTTAAAAGTACACAAAAAAGATTTCCACTCAAGAAGAGGTCTTCTTAAAATGGTAGGGCAGAGAAGAGGGCTTTTAAATTACCTGCAAAGAGTGGACATAGAAAGATACCGTGCAATTATTGAAAAATTAAACTTAAGAAAATAG
- a CDS encoding ACT domain-containing protein has translation MRAVITVIGKDKVGIIAGISNTLAVSNVNILDISQTTMQDVFTMIMLVDISNMTISFTKLSEELEKKGEEMGLSVRIQHEDIFNSMHRI, from the coding sequence ATGCGTGCTGTAATAACTGTTATAGGAAAGGATAAAGTGGGTATTATAGCGGGAATAAGCAATACCCTGGCAGTTAGCAATGTAAATATATTGGATATTTCCCAGACAACTATGCAGGATGTTTTTACCATGATAATGCTGGTGGATATCTCTAATATGACAATTTCATTTACAAAACTTTCAGAGGAGTTAGAAAAAAAAGGTGAGGAAATGGGACTTAGTGTAAGAATACAACATGAAGATATATTTAATTCAATGCACAGGATATAG
- a CDS encoding PFL family protein, protein MIRPFEIIETIKMIQEEHLDIRTITMGISLRDCCSSSSKEAREKIYNKITKCAKDLVKVGEDIEREFGIPIINKRISVTPISIIAESSDEEDYVKFAETLDKAAESVGVNFIGGFSALVHKGYTKGDKKLINSIPEALSTTKKVCSSVNVASTKSGINMDCVKEMGHIIKKAAELTSDSGGIACAKLVIFANVPEDNPFMAGAFHGFGEAECVINVGVSGPGVVKCALEKVRGADFETVSETIKKTAFKITRMGQLVAREASKRLGVSFGIVDLSLAPTPAMGDSVAHILEEMGLEKCGAHGTTAALALLNDAVKKGGVMASSFVGGLSGAFIPVSEDAGMIEAVQKGALSIEKLEAMTCVCSVGLDMIVVPGSTSAETISAIIADEAAIGVVNNKTTAVRIIPAPGKDVGDMVEFGGLLGKGPVMKLSDYSSKDFINRGGRIPAPLHSLRN, encoded by the coding sequence ATGATAAGACCCTTTGAAATTATAGAGACAATAAAAATGATTCAAGAAGAACATCTTGATATAAGAACCATAACAATGGGAATATCTTTAAGAGACTGCTGCAGTTCCAGCAGTAAAGAAGCCAGGGAGAAAATATACAATAAAATTACAAAGTGTGCCAAAGATCTTGTTAAAGTTGGTGAAGATATTGAAAGAGAATTCGGGATTCCTATAATAAATAAAAGAATTTCAGTAACGCCCATTTCTATCATTGCAGAAAGCTCAGATGAGGAGGATTATGTAAAATTTGCGGAGACATTGGATAAGGCAGCAGAAAGTGTTGGGGTAAATTTTATAGGAGGCTTTTCTGCATTAGTTCATAAAGGCTATACAAAAGGAGACAAAAAGCTTATTAACTCTATTCCAGAAGCCCTCAGTACCACCAAAAAAGTATGTTCATCTGTCAATGTTGCCAGTACCAAGTCAGGTATAAATATGGATTGTGTAAAAGAAATGGGGCACATAATAAAAAAGGCAGCAGAACTCACCTCTGACAGTGGGGGAATTGCTTGTGCAAAGCTTGTTATTTTTGCCAATGTCCCTGAAGACAATCCGTTTATGGCAGGTGCTTTCCATGGATTTGGGGAGGCAGAGTGTGTAATTAACGTTGGAGTAAGCGGACCTGGGGTTGTAAAATGTGCACTGGAAAAAGTTAGGGGAGCAGATTTTGAAACTGTATCAGAGACAATTAAAAAAACTGCTTTTAAAATAACAAGAATGGGACAGTTAGTAGCAAGAGAAGCTTCCAAAAGGCTTGGAGTTTCTTTCGGGATTGTTGATTTGTCTTTGGCTCCCACTCCTGCCATGGGGGACAGTGTGGCACATATATTAGAGGAAATGGGACTTGAAAAATGCGGTGCACATGGAACTACGGCAGCTTTGGCCCTTTTAAACGATGCAGTTAAAAAAGGTGGGGTAATGGCATCTTCTTTTGTAGGAGGTTTAAGCGGGGCATTTATACCTGTAAGTGAAGATGCAGGAATGATAGAAGCAGTGCAAAAGGGAGCCCTTTCAATAGAAAAACTGGAGGCAATGACATGTGTTTGCTCTGTAGGCTTGGATATGATAGTGGTTCCCGGTAGTACAAGTGCCGAGACAATATCCGCCATTATTGCAGATGAAGCTGCAATAGGTGTTGTAAACAACAAAACAACGGCTGTAAGGATAATTCCGGCACCTGGTAAAGATGTAGGGGATATGGTTGAATTTGGCGGGCTTTTAGGTAAGGGACCGGTAATGAAATTAAGTGATTATTCCAGTAAAGATTTTATAAACAGGGGTGGAAGAATACCGGCACCTCTTCACAGTCTGAGAAATTAA